Proteins from a genomic interval of Leptospira kanakyensis:
- the murC gene encoding UDP-N-acetylmuramate--L-alanine ligase: MRGPILFLGIGGSGMSSLAHMALDLKLSVFGYDKKNSDTTQFLEERGAIIKNDISEISLEGMEMVVYSSAINDKHKQVFDEIKEKNIQLKHRSEFMHLLVSNQKSISVAGSHGKTSTTTMVSQILSEQGYDPTIMIGGDTSLLEKRGGKMGEGKFAVYESDESDGTFLKHKAQVRLLTNIDNDHLDYYKTRERLEDAFFEYMGFGVEGTTVLYASDPGIRDVLKHYTKNITTNPNFKLYLCLDSEDTKSDWFLNLKSNLKDKLTSVIYQIKDDRLEFEFPGFESLSLRLPYPGVHYLTNGLVALVGASIAGVSIKISTDILSRYIGVKRRQETLGDWKGITVMDDYGHHPTEIEIVIRSLKKKLNSKGRLVVLFQPHRYTRTELLLKDLAMSLSQADVLFLLPIYSAGETPIPGITHESFIPFLDKEHTEFLKGEMDLDLSVIQSKLKKDDMLLCLGAGNVRDWGLQLLKENPKL; this comes from the coding sequence ATGAGAGGTCCGATTTTATTTTTAGGAATTGGTGGAAGTGGGATGTCGAGTTTAGCCCATATGGCTCTCGATTTAAAACTTTCCGTTTTTGGTTACGATAAAAAAAATTCCGACACAACCCAGTTTTTAGAAGAACGTGGTGCCATCATTAAAAACGATATTTCCGAAATTTCCTTAGAGGGAATGGAAATGGTGGTATATAGTTCTGCTATCAACGACAAACACAAACAAGTGTTTGATGAAATTAAAGAAAAAAATATCCAACTCAAACATAGATCTGAATTTATGCACCTTTTGGTATCCAACCAGAAGTCAATTTCTGTTGCAGGAAGTCACGGCAAAACCTCCACAACAACGATGGTTTCACAAATCCTTTCGGAACAAGGGTATGACCCAACCATTATGATTGGTGGAGACACCAGTCTTCTAGAAAAACGTGGGGGGAAAATGGGAGAGGGAAAATTTGCCGTTTATGAATCAGATGAATCTGACGGTACTTTTTTAAAACATAAAGCACAAGTTCGCCTTCTTACCAATATCGATAACGACCATTTAGATTATTATAAAACCCGTGAACGTTTAGAAGATGCTTTTTTTGAATATATGGGTTTTGGAGTGGAAGGAACCACAGTCCTTTATGCTTCGGATCCAGGGATTCGGGATGTACTCAAACACTATACAAAAAACATTACCACAAATCCCAATTTCAAACTTTATCTTTGTTTAGATTCTGAAGATACAAAATCAGATTGGTTTCTAAACTTAAAATCAAACCTAAAAGACAAACTCACTTCTGTCATTTACCAAATTAAAGATGATAGATTAGAATTTGAATTTCCGGGATTTGAATCCTTATCCCTCCGTTTACCATACCCGGGTGTCCATTATCTCACCAATGGCCTTGTGGCTCTTGTGGGCGCATCCATTGCAGGAGTTTCTATCAAAATATCTACAGATATCCTTTCCCGTTATATTGGTGTAAAACGTAGACAAGAAACACTAGGGGATTGGAAAGGAATTACAGTGATGGATGATTATGGCCACCATCCCACAGAAATTGAAATAGTGATTCGTTCTCTTAAGAAAAAACTAAACTCGAAGGGAAGGCTTGTTGTCCTTTTCCAACCGCATCGTTACACTCGAACAGAATTGTTACTGAAAGACCTTGCGATGTCGTTGTCCCAAGCAGATGTTCTTTTCCTTCTACCCATTTATTCGGCAGGCGAAACTCCAATTCCAGGAATCACACATGAGTCTTTTATTCCTTTTTTAGATAAAGAACATACTGAATTTCTAAAAGGGGAGATGGATTTGGATCTTTCCGTCATCCAATCCAAATTGAAAAAAGACGATATGTTACTCTGTTTAGGTGCTGGAAATGTGAGAGACTGGG